ttaagtCAACTACCAGTGACTTACTCCACTGAGTAGATCATGGTACCATAGGGAATACAGTTAAGAGGAATTGAAATGGGGTAaagatggtgaattttttttaaattaatttatttttggctgtgttgggtctccgttgctgcgcgcaggctttctctagttgtggccagcgggggctactgttcgttgtggtgtgcgggcttctcactgctgtggcttctcttgttgcggagcacgggctctaggctcgagggcttcagtagttgcaacactcttgggctctagagcgcaggctcagtagttgtggcacacgggcttagttgctctgtggcatgtgggatcttcccggaccagggctcgaaccaatgtcccctgcattggcaggtggattcttaaccactgcgccaccagggaagcccaagatggtgAATTTGATTTAGGATGTAACAAGTTTGAGGTTCTCATGGGATTTCTAAAGAGAGACATATAGTAGGTATTTGGATGTGTAAGTCTGAAGCTTGAGGCAGTGGTCTGGGCTAGAGGAGAAAAGTAGGATTCATCAACTTTAAGATGAATGGTTAAAACCTTAAGAGTGGGTGAGATTATCTAGGAAGAAAAGTAGAGTGAGAAGATAGTGGGCTGGGAATAGCCATGTTTCAAGAGTGGTCATAAGGGTTGCACATAAGGAGAAGATAGTGAGCTAAGAGTCAGGAGAGAAACCAGGAGTGGATGATGTCATAGTAGCCAAGGATGGCATGAGTTTCACATTCTCTCTATTCCAGCCTGTGACCCACAGTACACATTTCCCAGTTGGCTGGCAGAGATTATGACTTgactgtggggacttccctggtggcgcagtggttaagaatccgcctgcaatgcaggggacacgggttcgagccctagtccaggaagatcccacatgccgcggagcaactaagcccgtgtgccgcaactactgagcctgcgctctagagcccacaagccacaactattgagcctgcgtgctgcaactactgaagcccatgagcctagagcccatgctccgcaacaggagaagccaccgcagtgagaagcccgcgctccacaatgaagagtagcccccgttcgccacgagtagagaaagcccgcgcccatcaacgaagacccaaagcaggcaaaaattaaataaataaataaatttatttatttatttaaaaaaaaaaaagactgtggaaCATAAGAAAGCCAGCTGGCCATTGGAGGATTGGACCCACATCCCTGACCTTCTGAGCACTGTTCTAACCAACTGAGCCATTACCTATTCAGCAAGgatattgtgaggataaaatgaggtaGAGTTTATAGAACTGCTTTGTAAAGCATTAAACAAACATAAGATAGTATTATCAGTGTTTTTATCACTAAGATTGGTGCTCAGCCTTATGCCTTAGTCGCTGCTAGCCAGAAAGGCCAggcaagaatggagaaaaactgagCAATGTCCAGTCTCTGATTTGTATCTGGGATGGCCTTGCCCCTCCACTCAGGATGTCTCTCATCTTTTTGTCCACTACAGGGCCATGCCACGTCATTTTTCGGCCCAGCTTTGGAACGCTACTCATCATTTCAGGTCAATGGCAGTGATGACATTCGGCAGATCCAAAGCCTGGAGAATGGCATCCTTTTTCTTACCAAGAACAACCTGAAATATATGGCCCGTGGAGGCCTCATTATATTTGATTACCTGTAAGTGGTGTCTCACCTCTGGACTGGGAAAGAGGGTCCCTCACAGAGTGGGAAGTCTAGAGAATTGGAAACTTTTGAGACCCTGGCCCCTTAGCTTTTACTGTCTCACAGGCTGGATGAGAGTGAAGATATGCACAGTCTGCTGCTGACTGACAGCAGCACTCTGCTCGTTGGTGGGCTGCAGAGCCACATATTGGAGATTGACCTTAACACTGTCCAGGAGACTCAGAAGGTACAAGCAGGGCCTGAGGTTATTGGGGGGAGTATAAGCTGGAAATGCCTGTGATGTGTGCGACCTTTCTGTTCCTTTGGTCTGTGGGAAGAATCATTCTCACCGGTTTCTCCCGCTTCCCTGCACAGTATGCAGTTGAGACACCTGGAGTCACTATCATGAGACAGACGAATCGCTTCTTCTTCTGTGGCCACACATCTGGCAGGGTGACTGACTACGTTCCATTTTTCCTCCCACCATGGGGCCCTGTTTCACCAGATAATGTGATTGGGCTCTGCCTTTTCCTCATTTCTGGGGCTGTAgttggagggtgggaggaatggATTGAGTTCCTACTTAGCCATGTTCTACTATGAGATTATCTTTCAGCCTGATGTTTTCTGTTGTAAATGGGTATCTCAGAGGCAAAGGGGTAAACAAGAGCTCTCTTTGGGGTCCCATCCAGCTCTTGGcgtctctttttgcttttttttatgcTTTAATTGTCTGTAACCTAGAGccgtagttctttttttttttttttttaacatctttattggagtataactgttttacaatagtgtgttagtttctcctttacaacaaagtgaatNNNNNNNNNNNNNNNNNNNNNNNNNNNNNNNNNNNNNNNNNNNNNNNNNNNNNNNNNNNNNNNNNNNNNNNNNNNNNNNNNNNNNNNNNNNNNNNNNNNNNNNNNNNNNNNNNNNNNNNNNNNNNtgccactctctcgcttcgtcacagcttacccttccccctccccatgtcctcaagtccatgctctagtaggtctgtgttttattcccgtcctaccactaatctcttcatgacatttttttttcttagattccatatatatatgttagcatacggtatttgtttttctccttctgacttacttcactctgtatgacagactccaggtctatccacctcattacaaataactcagtttcatttctttttatgtagaGCCGTAGTTCTTTGGGTAGGGGCCTCACAAGGTTGGGTAGGTGGCAGGTCCTCTTCCTGATAGCAGCGTTGGCAGATGACCAAGTTCTCTCTTCTTCAGGTTTCCCTGCGAGACCTCCGTACTTTTAAGGTGGAGCATGAGTTTGATGCCTTCTCAGGGAGTCTGTCGGATTTTGATGTGCACGGCAACCTGCTAGCCACTTGTGGTTTCTCCAGCCGCCTCACCGGCCTGGCCTGTGACCGTTTCCTCAAGGTGTATGATCTACGCATGATGCGTGCCATCACCCCACTTCAAGTTCATGTGGATCCTGCCTTCTTACGCTTCATCCCTACGTATACTTCTCGTCTTGCTATCATCTCCCAGTCAGGTATGAAGGGGATGTAGGATGGGGTAGGAGGAGTCGATGAGTGAAGGGGAACTAGGCACGAGAAGGAGTGTGCTCCCTGGAATTTCTTTGTTGGGGAAAAAGTAACCTTTCTGAGGGGTCTCAGGGTCTCACTTAGGTTTGGTAAGAGATTAgagcttttattttctccctgagTGTGAAGAACACATATGCAAAAAATATAGGTAGAGGAGACAAAACAACTTTAGAACTGTCCTTTGCTGGGTAGCAAACCTCCCTGTGGTTTATGGGAAGGCATCAGATGGTACTTTCTGTTATCTCTAGGAATGGATTTGGGGCCCATCTTTGCTTGATACCAGGGGAAGAGGGTAGGAAGGGCATAAAAGGATGGCTCCCTTTCATCTTCCAGGGCTCAGTgggcttccttctccctcctagGGCAGTGCCAGTTTTGTGAGCCCACAGGCCTGGCCAACCCAGCAGACATCTTTCACGTGAATCCTGTGGGGCCTCTGCTAATGACGTTTGACGTGTCAGCCAGCAAGCAGGCCCTCGCCTTTGGGGATTCTGAGGGCTGTGTGCATCTCTGGACTGATTCCCCTGAGCCTTCCTTCAACCCCTACTCCCGTGAGACCGAGTTTGCTTTGCCCTGTCTCGTGGACTCACTGCCTCCTCTGGACTGGAGCCAGGACCTGCTGCCTCTTTCCCTCATCCCTGTCCCGCTCACCACTGACACGCTTCTCTCTGATTGGCCTGCTGCCAACTCCGCTCCAGCTCCCAGGTTGTACCTCACATCTGggccaaaaggagggagggggaaagggccAGGATTCCAGGATTCTCTGCAAGCCCTGTTATTATTCTActtctttcctgatttttgtCTActctcagtattttcttttttttcctggtccCTTGGGGATTGGGGCTGAATGGGCAGACACCACAACCTTCAAGCCCTAGCACTATGCTACATTATAGGCGAGCACCCCCTGTGGATGCAGAGATTCTGCGCACCATGAAGAAGGTGGGCTTCATTGGCTATGCACCCAACCCCCGCACCAGGCTGCGCAATCAGGTATGTCCAGAGAGGAGAGGGTCAGCCCCTATCCCAGGCCATTGGTGTTTCTCCTATCTTTTTCCTTTAGTAGTTCTCattagttttttttgtgtgtgtggtacgcgggcctctcactgttgtggcctctcccgttgcggagcacaggctccagacgcgcaggcgcagcggccatggctcacgggcccagccgctccacggcatgtgggatcttcccggaccggggcacgaacccgcgtcccctgcatcggcaggcgcactcttcaaccactgcgccaccagggaagcccctagtttttttaaaaataaagtttatttatttatttttggctgcgttgggtctttgttgctgcgcgcaggctttctctagttgcagcgagcaggggctactcttcattgcagtgcacgggcatctcactgcggtggcttctcgttgtggagcgcaggcttcagtagttgtggcacgtgggctcaatagttgtggctcgggggctctagagtgcaggctcagtatttgtggcgcacgggcttagttgctccgcggcatgtggaatctttccggaccagggcttgaacccgtgtcccctgcattggtaggcggattcgtaaccactgcgccaccagggaagtcccttctcatTAGTATTTGCTTTTAGTCAGTCAGTAAAGGTTTTTTGAAGCCTACTGAATTGACGGTACTATACTAGGTGTTAGGGTTCAGAGACATAAAAGATAGGGTCCTTGCTCTTAAGAAGTTTAGTGTTTGGTTGGTGAAGGTAAGACCTGTGCATAGCAGAAATTATTTATGTTCTATCAttaaatgctaaaggaatgttAGAAGCATTCAGTGAGAGAGCTGTTTAGAGGGAAAACGGTCCTCTGGGCTAGAGTGGTCAGGGAGGGCAATACTAAAAGAGGTGGATGTTGAGCTGGAAAGGTGAAAGACGGGCAAGTAGATGGTAACAGGGGAGGCTCTCAAGATGAGAGGACAGTGTTACTGAAGTCTCAGAAGGCCTGACAGGGACTATGCTGGAGCAGCTGTTAGTATTGGGAAACAGTGAGAGATGAAGTTTGGAAAGGGGCCGGTTGTGAAGCCTTGCATACCAGTGTATAGCAGAAGTGATGCACCGAAAGGGCCATTCTGGGTGGGGTAGTCTGGTGGCGCATGCTGGACAGAGTGTACGTGGGGGAGCCCAGTGTGGAAGCCATTGGCATTGTCCAGCTGTGATGAGGTAGGGTGATGGCAGTGGGAATGAAAAGGAAGCAGTGGATGCTGAAAACCCCATGAAATTAGAAGATTCAGGACTTGGTGATGATAGCTTCAGTGTTGGAATAAAGGTAGGGGGAAACCAAAGATGATTATATACATCCAACGAGGccacctctttttaaaaaccctagATTCCTTACCGACTCAAGGAGTCTGACAGTGAATTTGACAGCTTCAGCCAGGTCACTGAGTCACCAATAGGGCGGGAAGAGGAGCCACATCGCCACATGGTCTCTAAGAAATACCGCAAGGTGCTGGGGATACCAAGGAAGGGGCCTTCTGGGATGTGGGGAAAGGTTCCCAGGGAAGGGGGTCATATGAGACAGAATTGAAGGGCTCATTCAAGAAGCCTTCACCTATCCCTCTGGACTCAGGAGAGGTTTGGGGGAAGGTTATGGCTACTGCAAAGATTTAGGGGACTCTGAGAGTGTCTTCCTCTTGCTCAGACCGTTTCTGCTTCAGGTGACTATCAAATACTCCAAGCTAGGGCTGGAGGACTTTGACTTCAAACACTACAATAAGACGCTGTTTGCTGGATTAGAGCCCCACATCCCCAATGCCTACTGTAACTGCATGATCCAGGTAAGGCTGGGTGTTCCTGCGATTTGAACATGgctactgcttttctttttctatgtggGCCCCCCAACCCCTTGTCTTTTTCCAGGTCTCCCCAGCCAAGTCCACTTTGGCCTCCTCTACCATTCTTTCTTGCCCCCTCAGCCTTCAAGTCTCCTCTGTGATCTCTACTTCTTCAGTGGACTCCAGCTCTGTATTCTCCACCATCTCTTAACCTTCCgatctctcttcctccctgtaCCAGTTGTCTGCATCATATCTCCTGCTCTTCCCTCCAGGTGCTCTATTTCCTGGAACCTGTTCGCTGTCTAATCCAGAACCACCTTTGCCAGAAGGAGTTCTGCCTAGCATGTGAGCTGGGCTTCCTCTTCCACATGTTGGACCTCTCCCGAGGTGACCCTTGTCAGGTCAGTGCCTGGAGACCTGGGACAAtaaaaggggaagggaggtggaCAGTAGGCAGGGTCATCACTCTGCAGATGgccacaaaagagaaaacaacccTTTTCCACCAACACACTTCCTGGATTCCAGGGCAGTAATTTTCTTCGGGCATTCCGCACCATTCCTGAGGCCTCGGCCCTTGGTCTGATTTTGGCTGACTCGGATGAGGCTTCAGGCAAGGGCAATCTGGCCAGGCTCATTCAGAGGTGGAATCGCTTCATTCTCACTCAACTGCATCAAGATTTGCAGGAGCTGGAAGTACCCCAGGCTTATCGAGGTGCTGGAGGCAGGTATGGAAAATTGGGACAGGAATAGTTAAAGCTCCCATGATAAGCCCCACTGTGACTTAAAGGGTCTCCTAACTCCCTCAATGTGCATATATTGCCCTCCCCACTCTTAGCAGCTTTTGCTCATCAGGAGACTCTGTCATTGGGCAGCTGTTCAGCTGTGAGATGGAAAACTGCAGCCTCTGCCGCTGTGGCAGTGAAACTGTGCGAGCCTCATCCACCCTGCTCTTCACACTCTCCTACCCTGAGGGTAGCAACAGTGGTATACCCTGCAGCTGGGTTGGGAAGGCTCCCCCAGATGTCCTGTACCATCAGGGAGAGGGTGTTGGGGGGCTAACAGTGGGTACAGGGAGGACCTGGAGTGAAGCATCCAGTTTCCCCTCAGATAAAACCGGGAAGAATTGTGACTTTGCTCAGGTGCTGAAGCGAAGCATCTGCCTGGAGCAGAATACACAGGCCTGGTGTGACAACTGTGAAAAGTACCAGCCTACGGTGAGTGGGCTGTTGCACTGGACTAGAGTCCTGCCTTGCTGGGGACTCGGCCATGGTCTCATCTGGGACTGGCTGGGTCAGCACCACCATCCAGCGATCTATAGGGAGTGGGAAGAACCCCAACTGGAGGATGCAGATCCAGGCTTAACTGTTCCTGTCCAGGTTTCTCTCCCTGTAGGCCGCCTGCCATTCCTTGTTTGTTTTATCCTCTCAGATTCAGACCCGCAACATCTGCCATCTCCCAGATATTCTTGTCATCAATTGTGAGGTGAACAGCTTGAAAGAAGCTGATTTCTGGAGAATGCAGGCTGAGGTAAGGACTGAGTCTGGAAACAGGACTTTAGGAGTACTTTTTAGTTCTTCCCTCTTTTGACTTCCACATATGATTAATGTTCCTGAGGAATTGGCTATTTCCGCCTTTGTGTTCAGGTTGCCTTCAAGATAGCAATAAAGAAGCATGGTGGGGAAATCTCCAAGAATAAGGAGTTTGCTTTGGCTGATTGGTAGGTATCGTCTGTAGAGTGGTCAAAGGATTGAACTACTCAGGGGCTCCTCTTGTCACTGGTCAGATCTCCTCAGAACAAATTTCCAATTCTCCTGTCCTGATAGGAAGGAACTAGGGAGTCCAGAGAGCATGCTGATGTGTCCCTCCATTGAGGAGTTGAAGAATGTCTGGCTTCCTTTCTCCATTCGAATGAAGATGACCAAGAACAAAGGGCTGGATGTTTGCAATTGGACTGATGGGGATGAGATGCAGGTTGTTGAAAAactgggaagaggagggggaataAGGGAGAGAAGGTccgggaattccccggcggtccagtggttaggactcggcgctctcactgctggggccccgagttcgatccctggtcgcgaACTAGAATCCCATAAGCCGCGTGGcgcggcccaaaaaaaaaaaaagagagaaggtcgGGGCAGAAGCAAGGCAAGGGGAAGGTGGAATTTAACGTagggggagaaaagggaataagGCCTAGTATTCACCAGTTGTGGGCTTTTCCAGAGTGACTCAGTTCAGTGTTGGGAGTCATAGATGGGCTAGGATGGAAAGAACCCACCCTCGTCCCCCATCCCTATACCCCAAACTCCCTGTCCTCTATCCCcattccccttccttcctcatccTTAAACTTAGCTTAGCAGCCTGGGTACCCCCCTCACAGTGGGGCCCAGCCAGGGCAGAGGAGGAGCATGGTGTCTATGTGTATGACCTGATGGCTACTGTGGTACACATCCTGGACTCACGTACAGGGGGCAGCCTGGTGGCTCACATCAAAGTTGGAGAGACCTACCACCAGCGCAAGGAGGTGAGTGAGGTAATACAGGGCAGGGACACTCCTGGTGGTGGCCACATGGAGTCCCAGGTCTGTCCTTAAGTCTGAGCCAGAATGCTCCAGCCATCACTTTGGCATCACTGTGTCTCTGTATCTCCACACAGGGTGTTACCCACCAGCAGTGGTATCTCTTCAACGACTTTCTCATTGAACCTATTGATAAGGTTAGTTGTAATACATTCCGTTCCCC
This genomic interval from Physeter macrocephalus isolate SW-GA unplaced genomic scaffold, ASM283717v5 random_6, whole genome shotgun sequence contains the following:
- the PAN2 gene encoding PAN2-PAN3 deadenylation complex catalytic subunit PAN2 isoform X5, whose amino-acid sequence is MNFEVLDPGLAEYAPAMHSALDPVLDAHLNPSLLQNVELDPEGVALEALPVQESVHIMEGVYSELHSVVAEVGVPVSVSHFDLHEEMLWVGSHGGHATSFFGPALERYSSFQVNGSDDIRQIQSLENGILFLTKNNLKYMARGGLIIFDYLLDESEDMHSLLLTDSSTLLVGGLQSHILEIDLNTVQETQKYAVETPGVTIMRQTNRFFFCGHTSGRVTDYVPFFLPPWGPVSPDNVSLRDLRTFKVEHEFDAFSGSLSDFDVHGNLLATCGFSSRLTGLACDRFLKVYDLRMMRAITPLQVHVDPAFLRFIPTYTSRLAIISQSGQCQFCEPTGLANPADIFHVNPVGPLLMTFDVSASKQALAFGDSEGCVHLWTDSPEPSFNPYSRETEFALPCLVDSLPPLDWSQDLLPLSLIPVPLTTDTLLSDWPAANSAPAPRRAPPVDAEILRTMKKVGFIGYAPNPRTRLRNQIPYRLKESDSEFDSFSQVTESPIGREEEPHRHMVSKKYRKVTIKYSKLGLEDFDFKHYNKTLFAGLEPHIPNAYCNCMIQVLYFLEPVRCLIQNHLCQKEFCLACELGFLFHMLDLSRGDPCQGSNFLRAFRTIPEASALGLILADSDEASGKGNLARLIQRWNRFILTQLHQDLQELEVPQAYRGAGGSSFCSSGDSVIGQLFSCEMENCSLCRCGSETVRASSTLLFTLSYPEGSNSDKTGKNCDFAQVLKRSICLEQNTQAWCDNCEKYQPTIQTRNICHLPDILVINCEVNSLKEADFWRMQAEVAFKIAIKKHGGEISKNKEFALADWKELGSPESMLMCPSIEELKNVWLPFSIRMKMTKNKGLDVCNWTDGDEMQWGPARAEEEHGVYVYDLMATVVHILDSRTGGSLVAHIKVGETYHQRKEGVTHQQWYLFNDFLIEPIDKHEAVQFDMNWKVPAILYYIKRNLNSKYNLNIKNPIEASVLLAEASLARKQRKTHTTFIPLMLNEMPQVGDLVGLDAEFVTLNEEEAELRSDGTKSTIKPSQMSVARITCVRGQGPNEGIPFIDDYISTQEQVVDYLTQYSGIKPGDLDAKISSKHLTTLKSTYLKLRFLIDIGVKFVGHGLQKDFRVINLMVPKDQVLDTVYLFHMPRKRMISLRFLAWYFLDLKIQGETHDSIEDARTALQLYRKYLELSKNGTEPESFHKVLKGLYEKGRKMDWKVPEPEGQTSPKNTAVFSSVLAL
- the PAN2 gene encoding PAN2-PAN3 deadenylation complex catalytic subunit PAN2 isoform X6 codes for the protein MNFEVLDPGLAEYAPAMHSALDPVLDAHLNPSLLQNVELDPEGVALEALPVQESVHIMEGVYSELHSVVAEVGVPVSVSHFDLHEEMLWVGSHGGHATSFFGPALERYSSFQVNGSDDIRQIQSLENGILFLTKNNLKYMARGGLIIFDYLLDESEDMHSLLLTDSSTLLVGGLQSHILEIDLNTVQETQKYAVETPGVTIMRQTNRFFFCGHTSGRVTDYVPFFLPPWGPVSPDNVSLRDLRTFKVEHEFDAFSGSLSDFDVHGNLLATCGFSSRLTGLACDRFLKVYDLRMMRAITPLQVHVDPAFLRFIPTYTSRLAIISQSGQCQFCEPTGLANPADIFHVNPVGPLLMTFDVSASKQALAFGDSEGCVHLWTDSPEPSFNPYSRETEFALPCLVDSLPPLDWSQDLLPLSLIPVPLTTDTLLSDWPAANSAPAPRRAPPVDAEILRTMKKVGFIGYAPNPRTRLRNQIPYRLKESDSEFDSFSQVTESPIGREEEPHRHMVSKKYRKVTIKYSKLGLEDFDFKHYNKTLFAGLEPHIPNAYCNCMIQVLYFLEPVRCLIQNHLCQKEFCLACELGFLFHMLDLSRGDPCQGSNFLRAFRTIPEASALGLILADSDEASGKGNLARLIQRWNRFILTQLHQDLQELEVPQAYRGAGGSSFCSSGDSVIGQLFSCEMENCSLCRCGSETVRASSTLLFTLSYPEDKTGKNCDFAQVLKRSICLEQNTQAWCDNCEKYQPTIQTRNICHLPDILVINCEVNSLKEADFWRMQAEVAFKIAIKKHGGEISKNKEFALADWKELGSPESMLMCPSIEELKNVWLPFSIRMKMTKNKGLDVCNWTDGDEMQWGPARAEEEHGVYVYDLMATVVHILDSRTGGSLVAHIKVGETYHQRKEGVTHQQWYLFNDFLIEPIDKHEAVQFDMNWKVPAILYYIKRNLNSKYNLNIKNPIEASVLLAEASLARKQRKTHTTFIPLMLNEMPQVGDLVGLDAEFVTLNEEEAELRSDGTKSTIKPSQMSVARITCVRGQGPNEGIPFIDDYISTQEQVVDYLTQYSGIKPGDLDAKISSKHLTTLKSTYLKLRFLIDIGVKFVGHGLQKDFRVINLMVPKDQVLDTVYLFHMPRKRMISLRFLAWYFLDLKIQGETHDSIEDARTALQLYRKYLELSKNGTEPESFHKVLKGLYEKGRKMDWKVPEPEGQTSPKNTAVFSSVLAL
- the PAN2 gene encoding PAN2-PAN3 deadenylation complex catalytic subunit PAN2 isoform X7, producing MNFEVLDPGLAEYAPAMHSALDPVLDAHLNPSLLQNVELDPEGVALEALPVQESVHIMEGVYSELHSVVAEVGVPVSVSHFDLHEEMLWVGSHGGHATSFFGPALERYSSFQVNGSDDIRQIQSLENGILFLTKNNLKYMARGGLIIFDYLLDESEDMHSLLLTDSSTLLVGGLQSHILEIDLNTVQETQKYAVETPGVTIMRQTNRFFFCGHTSGRVSLRDLRTFKVEHEFDAFSGSLSDFDVHGNLLATCGFSSRLTGLACDRFLKVYDLRMMRAITPLQVHVDPAFLRFIPTYTSRLAIISQSGQCQFCEPTGLANPADIFHVNPVGPLLMTFDVSASKQALAFGDSEGCVHLWTDSPEPSFNPYSRETEFALPCLVDSLPPLDWSQDLLPLSLIPVPLTTDTLLSDWPAANSAPAPRRAPPVDAEILRTMKKVGFIGYAPNPRTRLRNQIPYRLKESDSEFDSFSQVTESPIGREEEPHRHMVSKKYRKVTIKYSKLGLEDFDFKHYNKTLFAGLEPHIPNAYCNCMIQVLYFLEPVRCLIQNHLCQKEFCLACELGFLFHMLDLSRGDPCQGSNFLRAFRTIPEASALGLILADSDEASGKGNLARLIQRWNRFILTQLHQDLQELEVPQAYRGAGGSSFCSSGDSVIGQLFSCEMENCSLCRCGSETVRASSTLLFTLSYPEGSNSDKTGKNCDFAQVLKRSICLEQNTQAWCDNCEKYQPTIQTRNICHLPDILVINCEVNSLKEADFWRMQAEVAFKIAIKKHGGEISKNKEFALADWKELGSPESMLMCPSIEELKNVWLPFSIRMKMTKNKGLDVCNWTDGDEMQWGPARAEEEHGVYVYDLMATVVHILDSRTGGSLVAHIKVGETYHQRKEGVTHQQWYLFNDFLIEPIDKHEAVQFDMNWKVPAILYYIKRNLNSKYNLNIKNPIEASVLLAEASLARKQRKTHTTFIPLMLNEMPQVGDLVGLDAEFVTLNEEEAELRSDGTKSTIKPSQMSVARITCVRGQGPNEGIPFIDDYISTQEQVVDYLTQYSGIKPGDLDAKISSKHLTTLKSTYLKLRFLIDIGVKFVGHGLQKDFRVINLMVPKDQVLDTVYLFHMPRKRMISLRFLAWYFLDLKIQGETHDSIEDARTALQLYRKYLELSKNGTEPESFHKVLKGLYEKGRKMDWKVPEPEGQTSPKNTAVFSSVLAL
- the PAN2 gene encoding PAN2-PAN3 deadenylation complex catalytic subunit PAN2 isoform X9, with product MNFEVLDPGLAEYAPAMHSALDPVLDAHLNPSLLQNVELDPEGVALEALPVQESVHIMEGVYSELHSVVAEVGVPVSVSHFDLHEEMLWVGSHGGHATSFFGPALERYSSFQVNGSDDIRQIQSLENGILFLTKNNLKYMARGGLIIFDYLLDESEDMHSLLLTDSSTLLVGGLQSHILEIDLNTVQETQKYAVETPGVTIMRQTNRFFFCGHTSGRVSLRDLRTFKVEHEFDAFSGSLSDFDVHGNLLATCGFSSRLTGLACDRFLKVYDLRMMRAITPLQVHVDPAFLRFIPTYTSRLAIISQSGQCQFCEPTGLANPADIFHVNPVGPLLMTFDVSASKQALAFGDSEGCVHLWTDSPEPSFNPYSRETEFALPCLVDSLPPLDWSQDLLPLSLIPVPLTTDTLLSDWPAANSAPAPRRAPPVDAEILRTMKKVGFIGYAPNPRTRLRNQIPYRLKESDSEFDSFSQVTESPIGREEEPHRHMVSKKYRKVTIKYSKLGLEDFDFKHYNKTLFAGLEPHIPNAYCNCMIQVLYFLEPVRCLIQNHLCQKEFCLACELGFLFHMLDLSRGDPCQGSNFLRAFRTIPEASALGLILADSDEASGKGNLARLIQRWNRFILTQLHQDLQELEVPQAYRGAGGSSFCSSGDSVIGQLFSCEMENCSLCRCGSETVRASSTLLFTLSYPEDKTGKNCDFAQVLKRSICLEQNTQAWCDNCEKYQPTIQTRNICHLPDILVINCEVNSLKEADFWRMQAEVAFKIAIKKHGGEISKNKEFALADWKELGSPESMLMCPSIEELKNVWLPFSIRMKMTKNKGLDVCNWTDGDEMQWGPARAEEEHGVYVYDLMATVVHILDSRTGGSLVAHIKVGETYHQRKEGVTHQQWYLFNDFLIEPIDKHEAVQFDMNWKVPAILYYIKRNLNSKYNLNIKNPIEASVLLAEASLARKQRKTHTTFIPLMLNEMPQVGDLVGLDAEFVTLNEEEAELRSDGTKSTIKPSQMSVARITCVRGQGPNEGIPFIDDYISTQEQVVDYLTQYSGIKPGDLDAKISSKHLTTLKSTYLKLRFLIDIGVKFVGHGLQKDFRVINLMVPKDQVLDTVYLFHMPRKRMISLRFLAWYFLDLKIQGETHDSIEDARTALQLYRKYLELSKNGTEPESFHKVLKGLYEKGRKMDWKVPEPEGQTSPKNTAVFSSVLAL
- the PAN2 gene encoding PAN2-PAN3 deadenylation complex catalytic subunit PAN2 isoform X2, yielding MNFEVLDPGLAEYAPAMHSALDPVLDAHLNPSLLQNVELDPEGVALEALPVQESVHIMEGVYSELHSVVAEVGVPVSVSHFDLHEEMLWVGSHGGHATSFFGPALERYSSFQVNGSDDIRQIQSLENGILFLTKNNLKYMARGGLIIFDYLLDESEDMHSLLLTDSSTLLVGGLQSHILEIDLNTVQETQKYAVETPGVTIMRQTNRFFFCGHTSGRVTDYVPFFLPPWGPVSPDNVSLRDLRTFKVEHEFDAFSGSLSDFDVHGNLLATCGFSSRLTGLACDRFLKVYDLRMMRAITPLQVHVDPAFLRFIPTYTSRLAIISQSGQCQFCEPTGLANPADIFHVNPVGPLLMTFDVSASKQALAFGDSEGCVHLWTDSPEPSFNPYSRETEFALPCLVDSLPPLDWSQDLLPLSLIPVPLTTDTLLSDWPAANSAPAPRRAPPVDAEILRTMKKVGFIGYAPNPRTRLRNQIPYRLKESDSEFDSFSQVTESPIGREEEPHRHMVSKKYRKVTIKYSKLGLEDFDFKHYNKTLFAGLEPHIPNAYCNCMIQVLYFLEPVRCLIQNHLCQKEFCLACELGFLFHMLDLSRGDPCQGSNFLRAFRTIPEASALGLILADSDEASGKGNLARLIQRWNRFILTQLHQDLQELEVPQAYRGAGGSFCSSGDSVIGQLFSCEMENCSLCRCGSETVRASSTLLFTLSYPEGSNSGIPCSWVGKAPPDVLYHQGEGVGGLTVGTGRTWSEASSFPSDKTGKNCDFAQVLKRSICLEQNTQAWCDNCEKYQPTIQTRNICHLPDILVINCEVNSLKEADFWRMQAEVAFKIAIKKHGGEISKNKEFALADWKELGSPESMLMCPSIEELKNVWLPFSIRMKMTKNKGLDVCNWTDGDEMQWGPARAEEEHGVYVYDLMATVVHILDSRTGGSLVAHIKVGETYHQRKEGVTHQQWYLFNDFLIEPIDKHEAVQFDMNWKVPAILYYIKRNLNSKYNLNIKNPIEASVLLAEASLARKQRKTHTTFIPLMLNEMPQVGDLVGLDAEFVTLNEEEAELRSDGTKSTIKPSQMSVARITCVRGQGPNEGIPFIDDYISTQEQVVDYLTQYSGIKPGDLDAKISSKHLTTLKSTYLKLRFLIDIGVKFVGHGLQKDFRVINLMVPKDQVLDTVYLFHMPRKRMISLRFLAWYFLDLKIQGETHDSIEDARTALQLYRKYLELSKNGTEPESFHKVLKGLYEKGRKMDWKVPEPEGQTSPKNTAVFSSVLAL